In Synchiropus splendidus isolate RoL2022-P1 chromosome 11, RoL_Sspl_1.0, whole genome shotgun sequence, the DNA window CGCAAATATTCTCTCTGTCGATCCTCTCTGACGTGATCAGATCCCCGCTGTTCATGTTGATGTCACAGTACCGTTTGCGAGTCCCCTCCACGTCAATCCGAGCCTTTCTTGAAGATAAGGTTACAGAATCGAGACCGATATCTTTGGCAACGTTTCCAATGACTGATCCCCGTTTCATCTCCTCTGGAATAGAGTAACTCAGATCTCCATGAGCGAGGCGCAGCAGCACAGTGAAGGACGCAAAGCAGATGATCCGACGGAGCCCTGGTGATCCTTTGTCTCccatttcagaaaaataaaaaccaacaaatcacgtttTCCCTTAGTCCTTCAGCAGAATTTCCAAATGCACTTAcgtaagaaaacaaaaatctatGATCGCGTCTAAAACGTCGTGAACGCAACTGCGAAGGACACATCCGTGTGTTGCACCCGAGGAACAAAGCAAGAGGTTTATCTTCAACACTCTGGGTGGAGAGAGCTGAGCCGTTTTGAGTAAGCCTATATCGCCCTCTAGAGTCAACTCTTGGTTAGACCATCAAACGTGGAAACTACAGTATAACACCCACCAAGCTGAGCTTTAAATATGCAAGAAAAAATCGCATTAATTTATGTTCAAAATGTCAGTATTCCTCACAAACACGATTAAGGATCTACTACCACCCTGCCCGCAAAGAAATCAATCAATgatactgagaaaaaaaaataaaaaaatcttccaATGTAGTCTGATTACGAAGACATTTGTAATGAAGTTGCATTTCGGAAAAAACGATTGTCCCTCAGACAACACCAAGTAATtgtcataaaaaatgtattcGAGCTGATTTCATTTCAGTTCCCTCGGTATTAGAAAAACCATGCAGATTGAAATCAACATTGGATAAAAGGGTTGACCATTCGATCGAAACCCGAAGGAAAGACAATCCGACTTGACAAAAGTCATCACACAGTATAATCgtgaaaaatgaattaaatatgaaattttaaagtCGTATAAATGAATATAGGAAGATATCGAATGAATATTATGCAAGAATATGTAAATATACAGGTTCATTTAaggtaaataataaaaataatccaAGATAAAAATCTGATGAAAAGTGTACTCAGAGCATCATTCACAAGGAACAATGGATAACCTGCAAGGacaacaaatatatttaaaaacgtCCAGGTGTCATTATATGCTGAGAAGTCAGTTGTGCATCATTGAACTGGTTTTAATTGTAAATAAATTGTCATCAAACCTATCGTATAAATTCATAGTCAGTTTCAGCACCTGGGACAGATCCCATCAGGAGCAAACGGCTGCAGCAACAgtaaatgttcatttttaattcacagtAAATAATATAACGAAGGTGACTGTATAGCACAATGACAAGAAATTGTTATTCATTTAGCTGGGATCGTTTTATTtggaatattaaaaaataaaaataaataaatacatgggaGGAAAAACGTGGATAATGTGATCATGACGAGCACCAGCTAGTTTTAGATGAtgggatgaaaaataaatggttgATAGACATTAATATAATCACGGCATCTGAAACAACACTAAACGCTAAATGTGAATGTGATTTTACATTAAAAGGGGTTGGATAAATCAATCGAAAGTGAGTCCTACCTCCACAGAAGCATCCAAATCATCAAAGGGGTCAGCAAAGTCAGAGGGACTCTTCCTCAGAGTCTGGTCAGCAGGCAGCGTGTTGTCATTGTAAGAGGACACAAACTTAAAGTCACTGGTTCGAGATCCTGTGGTCAAGTAGGCGTCATAGTTGTAAGTGCTGCGTAAAGTTCCTGTGCCGTCAACATCTGCGTAGTTAGGAGGGAGATAAGCACTGGGGATGGCCACTGCTCCATCAAACAACATTCTGGGCTTCCTCCTGCGACAGAACCTCACacccaggatgatgatgatgaaggtgaggaagaaggtggacacacacaccagagcgaTGATCAGGTAAGAGGTCAGTTTGGAATTCTTGTCCTCATAAGAAATGTCCTTCAGTTCTGGCACCTCAGCCAAGTTATCAGAAATCAGTAGATACATGGAGCaggtggcagagagagagggctgTCCGTTATCTTTCACTGCCACAATCAGGTTCTGTTTCATGCTGTCAGACTCAGAAATGTCCCGCTGGGTCCTGATCTCTCCGCTGTGGAGACCAATAGTGAACAGTCCCGGCTCAGTGGATTTGACGATATGATAGGACAGCCaggcgttctgtccagagtcTGCGTCCACTGCGATCACTTTGGACACCAGAGAGCCTCCGTGTGCAGCTTTGGGGACCAGCTCGGTCATGAAGGAGTTGCCCTCCGGGGTGGGGTACAGTATCTGAGGAGAGTTGTCGTTCACAtctgagatgaagacactgacgCTCACGTTGCTGCTGAGCGGAGGAGAACCGTTGTCTCTGGCCATCACCTGGACTTTaaagctcctccactgttcaTAGTCAAAGGACCTGACAGCGTGGATCACCCCCGTGTCTCCATTCACAGACAGATAGGAGGACACCTGGGCACCGTTGACCTCAGCAGGTAACAGAGAATAAACCACGGTACCgttttgtctccagtctggGTCTCGAGCAGTGACGGAACATAGAGAGGAGCCAGGTTTGTTATTCTCAGTCACATATGCGCTATAGGACTGCTCCTCAAACACAGGTGGGTTGTCGTTGATGTCTGCTACTGATAAGTGAACAGTtttagaggaggacagaggaggagagccctCATCAGTGGCAGTGATGGTGATGTTGTAGTCAGACACCAGTTCACGGTCCAGTTGACCAGTAGTGACCAGAGAGTAATAGTTTTCAATAGAGGGGACTAATTTAAATGGAACACTTTGTTGAATGAAACATCTGACCTGTTTGTTATTGTCAGAGTCTCTGTCCTGAACATTAATGATGCCCACCTCTGTACCAGGTGACGCGTTCTCAGGTATGGAGGAAGACAGGGACTTCAGATCGATCACTGGAGCGTTGTCATTCACATCCGTCACTTCTATAATAACCTTTGCATACGATGTCAGCCCTAAACCATCTTTAGCCAGAACTCTCATTTCAAAAGAACTCCTCTCCTCAAAATCAACTGCTGCAGATAATTTTATTTCTCCTGTTTTCGAGTCAACAGAAAAGAAATCCAGTTCATCATTTGTCTGACGGGGAAACTGATATGTCACATCTCCATTCACTCCCTCATCTGCATCAGTAGCACTGACTCTGATCACAACAGTGTCTAGAGGAGAGTTTTCAGGCAGACTGGCTTTATAAAGGTCCTGACTGAACACTGGGGCGTTATCATTAGCATCCAGCACAGTGACGTGGATCACCACTGTCCCTGATCTCTGAGGAGAGCCGCCATCATAAGCTGTCAGAATGATGTCTAAATCATGTCTCCTCTCTCGGTCCAATTTGTTTTCCAATACAAGTTCAACCTTATTACTATCAACCGAGAGGACAAAATTATCGTTACTTTGTAGGTTGTATCTCTGAACAGCATTCTGACCTATATCCGCGTCATGGGCCTCCTCGACTGGAAAGCGGCTGCCTTTCTCTGCGGACTCACTTATTTCCGTTCTTATGTTATCGTCACTAAAATGTGGTGAATTGTCATTTACATCCTGAATTACAAGAGTCACTCGGTGGAGCTCTAGTGGATTTTCTAGCACCAGTTTCAATTTCAAAACACACGAAGGTTTCTGGCCGCAAATGTTCTCTCTGTCGATCCTCTCTGACGTGATCAGATCCCCGCTGTTCATGTTAATGTCACAGTACCGTTTGCGAGTCCCCTCCACGTCAATCCGAGCCTTTCTTGAAGATAAAGTCCTCAAATCAACACCCAGATCTTTGGCCACATTTCCAATAACAGATCCCCGTTTCATCTCCTCTGGAATAGAGTAACTCAGATCTCCATGAGCGAGGCGCAGCAGCACAATGAAGGACGCATAGCAGAAAATCCAACGGAGCCCTGGTGATCCTTTGTCTCCCATCATGATAAGAAAATAAGCTGAAAACCAAGATTTCTGCTATGACCAAAATTATTTTCCTCTGCGTCGGACTTTCAACCTTTAAATTAAATCACGAATCGCCCAGCGGCACATAGAACGATCGCGTCTCTGCGGTGCTTTCACACGCGAACAAAGCAAGAGCTTAGAATCACGCATTCATCATGGGTGGAGAGATCTTGGCGCTTGTTAACAATCCTACATCGCCCTCTTGAGTCGGTACTCAGTCATGAACAAATTCTTCAATATCCGAGAAATATTTCACATAAGAATAAAGGAAGGTAATTAAAGGACTACCAGTTCAATATGAAACAATTAGGAATCAATACATCTCAAACAAATTGCAGAGTGACTTAACATCACTCTGACCTACTGGTAGTTCACAAATATGCAAAAGCttagtcagaaaaaaacaacacccaACACCAACACTTCTTTACAAATTGCATCAAATCCAATATGTCTTcaaagtttcatcatgaaaatatTGCACCCATTGACCAATCAAATCACAATATCAGACATAAATTTGACATGACACAAATTGCTTAATTATCCTGAAAATGACTCaaaaattaaacacaaaaaacaacctGCAAAATTGTTTTCTTCGGAAAGTGAAAAATATCACAAAGCTGGTAGTAGAACGATAGTCTGAATGACATAATTTCATGACAAATAATCCACCTCATGGACCAAATTATGTTTTATGGTGACAGTGTAAGTATGACAGACGATTTAATACAACTATTACACAATTGTCATTGACATTTGAATAATTTAACGATGTATCCTACCTCCACAGAAGCATCCAAATCATCAAAGGGGTCAGCAAAGTCAGAGGGACTCTTCCTCAGAGTCTGGTCAGCAGGCAGCGTGTTGTCATTGTAAGAGGACACAAACTTAAAGTCACTGGTTCGAGATCCTGTGGTCAAGTAGGCGTCATAGTTGTAAGTGCTGCGTAAAGTTCCTGTGCCGTCAACATCTGCGTAGTTAGGAGGGAGATAAGCACTGGGGATGGCCACTGCTCCATCAAACAACATTCTGGGCTTCCTCCTGCGACAGAACCTCACacccaggatgatgatgatgaaggtgaggaagaaggtggacacacacaccagagcgaTGATCAGGTAAGAGGTCAGTTTGGAATTCTTGTCCTCATAAGAAATGTCCTTCAGTTCTGGCACCTCCGCCAAGTTATCAGAAATCAGTAGATACATGGAGCaggtggcagagagagagggctgTCCGTTATCTTTCACTGCCACAATCAGGTTCTGTTTCATGCTGTCAGACTCAGAAATGTCCCTCTGGGTCCTGATCTCTCCGCTGTGGAGACCAATAGTGAACAGTCCCGGCTCAGTGGATTTGACGATATGATAGGACAGCCaggcgttctgtccagagtcTGCGTCCACTGCGATCACTTTGGACACCAGAGAGCCTCCGTGTGCAGCTTTGGGGACCAGCTCGGTCATGAAGGAGTTGCCCTCCGGGGTGGGGTACAGTATCTGAGGAGAGTTGTCGTTCACAtctgagatgaagacactgacgCTGACATTGCTGCTGAGCGGAGGAGAACCGTTGTCTCTGGCCATCACCTGGACTTTaaagctcctccactgttcaTAGTCAAAGGACCTGACAGCGTGGATCACCCCCGTGTCTCCGTTCACAGACAGATAGGAGGACACCTGGGCACCGTTCACCTCAGCAGGTAACAGAGAATAAACCACGGTACCgttttgtctccagtctggGTCTCGAGCAGTGACGGAACATAGAGAGGAGCCAGGTTTGTTATTCTCAGTCACATATGCGCTGTAGGACTGTTCCTCAAACACAGGTGGGTTGTCGTTGATGTCTGCTACAGATAAGTGAACAGTtttagaggaggacagaggaggagagccctCATCAGTGGCAGTGATGGTGATGTTGTAGTCAGACACCAGTTCACGGTCCAGTTGACCAGTAGTGACCAGAGAGTAATAGTTTTCAATAGAGGGGACTAATTTAAATGGAACACTTTGTTGAATGAAACATCTGACCTGCTTGTTATTGTCAGAGTCTCTGTCCTGAACATTAATGATGCCCACCTCTGAACCAGGTGACACGTTCTCAGGTATGGAGGAAGATAGGGATTTAATGTATATGACAGGAGAATTGTCATTAACATCAGTCAAGTCAATCATAACTTTGGTGTATGACGTCAAGCCCAAACCATCTTTAGCCTTAATCCTCATTTCAAAGGAAGTGTGCTCCTCATAGTCTAGCTCTCCAGTAACTTTTATCACACCATTTTTGGGATCAATAGAAAAGATGTTCACATCTTCTGCAAATATATGGTCAAACTGATATGTCACATCTCCATTCACTCCCTCATCTGCATCAGTAGCACTGACTCTGATCACAACAGTGTCCAGAGGAGAGTTTTCAGGCAGACTGGCTTTATAAAGGTCTTGACTGAACACTGGGGCGTTATCATTAGCATCCAGCACAGTGACGTGGATCACCACTGTCCCTGATCTCTGAGGAGAGCCGCCATCATAAGCTGTCAGAATCAGTTCTATATCCTGCTGTTTTTCACGATCTAGTTTATTGTCTAAAATGAGTTCAACCTTGTTACTGGTTACTGACAGAACAAAATTTTCGTTTTTTTGCAGATTATATCTTTGAACAGCATTCTGACCTATATCTGCGTCATGGGCCTCATCTATGGAGAAGCGGCTGCCTTTCTCTGCAGACTCACTTATTTCCATCCTGATCAGCTCCTCTCTGAACTTCGGCGAATTATCATTCACATCCTGAACATGAAGACTCACTCTATGGAGCTCTAACGGATTTTCTATTAGTAAATCTATTTTAATCAAACACGATGGTTTCTGGCCGCAAATGTTCTCTCTGTCGATCCTCTCTGACGTGATCAGATCCCCGCTGTTCATGTTGATGTCACAGTACCGTTTGCGAGTCCCCTCCACGTCAATCCGAGCCTTTCTCGATGATAAAGTCCTCAAATCAACACCCAGATCTTTGGCCACATTTCCAATAACAGATCCGCGTTTCATCTCCTCTGGAATAGAGTAACTCAGATCTCCATGAGCGAGGCGCAGCAGCACAATGAAGGACGCAAACCAGATGATCCGGCGGAGCCCTGGTGATCCTTTGTCTCCCATCCTCATCCAGGAGTGATTTTCTGTGTTTATTAAATTATATCCAGTTCACAAGATGAGATCTCAAATTGTATTGACAAAAATCCGGTCGGTATATTGAGTCAGACTCGAACGTTTCTGAAACATTCGAGAACAAAGCAGACGCTTCTAATGTCCTCAGCGATGGGTGGAGAAAAAATATAAACCAGAAAAAGCCAATACTGCCCTCATGAGGTTATTCTCTGTTATAACGTCTGGGATGCCTGTCTCGGTCAAAGCGCGTAATCCATTAAGTTTGAATGTATAATACGTGACACGAAAGCCCATTTTCGAACCAGCTCTGTGACGACACCGACACTACAGTATCTTGCCATTGTCATCAAAACTGACCTTTTTTTATCTAAATAAACAGGTTTTGCCCTCCCATTACTAAATTAAActtctcaaaaataaaaactctgtACAAGAAAAATAATGCTGGTCATTATTTGAACAGGTGGCTCAGTGATCTCAACCTAATATTGTCGTAATAGAGCAGTCGTCGTTATTAATTTGTCAGCAGTGATTACAAATCCTGAAAGTTGatattttttcataaaataGGACGCGCTACAAGTTCTGAAAATATTGGtgacagatttgtttttgaaatatcaatcaatcacaaaataatgataacattgaagtgaaacaaaataataaaatttcAACACCTAAGCAACTAAATACAAAATGCACCCAATGTACAACATTAAATTTCAAACTGTGTGactgggcatgttttgccatacttgtgagagccaagtcttgacaagacaccttcttgtggggacattttggcctgtcctcacaaggtttagaggatTATAaagtcagtaaaagtagttcatTACATTTGGgctcaagtttggttcagagtcctggtgaaggttagccatttgtttgagTTGATGATTTTGTTAAGGGTGAGGCTGggcaaagcattatggcaatgagatgtCCTGACAGAAATAACAAAACCCACTTGTGCCTGTGTGTGGAAGTACACTCACATAAGATAAGTAAGTTTATACTTGTCAGcaaaatcaaacatatttatttgtatgaTATTCACAAGGCCTTTAGTTGGTTTCTACACGAATCAGGAGTGACAAGTCTGATGCAAACCTTGATGTGTATTACAGAAAAGTGCCATCATCATCTTAAATTCTTTTAAATCTCATTTCTACCCACATGTAAAGCATCAGAGCTATTCCCTCACTGTATAAAAGGGCATTGTGTCAGAGTATCTCTGTTGAATTCACTTTGTGATCCCCAATATTTGCAAGTTTGCTGCACCTACATATGTCCCCAGAAGGTGTGTCATGACCACTAACACACTGCGTTAAGCTCAATAAAAACCTTTATATTTTGCTTTGCCATTTGCCAATGCATATGTATTGATTAAAGAAAATAGGTGACATACAGCCACAAGCTCTGTGGGTGTCGTCTAACATGGTGAGTGATGAATGTTAAATTAACTAATATTGGGTAATACTACCACCTACTGTTAACTAATGCAACATACCTGCACTTTGACCCTCCCTCATTGAATTGTGGGAAATTCTCATTGTCGCTTGAATCGTTGAGGAGGTAAGAGGCTGGGATCGCTCTGAGTGAATTATTGTTGCAAAATATGTTGTTAAGTAATGGTAGAACTTCAGAAGGCCCATCACTATGATAACGGATAGATACTTGTTTTAGTTCATGTTATTCCTAAAATTAGTTTAAAGTTTGTCTTAACTATGTTCCAACAGACGTTGCAAGAGCAAAGAGCAATCCAGCTGAATGTGTAGCATTTCACTGTGCAGgtatgtgtgttttcctttttttgtatttgttattgTGTGGACATTGTATTTGTGTTGCATTATTCGATCACAGCCTGTAAATATTGAATTGTGCAAAAATTTATCGGATCATGGACAGATGCTGGCAGTAGCAGTACTTATGCAGCTTCACGCTTCAAACACAGTCTCAGAAACACttgctcataaaaaaaaaacattatgctACACAATGTCCTCATAGATTGTTTTGTAATGATCAAAGGTGTCCTACCTCAACAGGAGCATCCAAATCATCAAAGGGGTCAGCAAAGTCAGAGGGACTCTTCCTCAGGGTCTGGTCGGCAGGCAGCGTGTTGTCATTGTAAGAGGACACAAACTTAAAGTCACTGGTTCGAGATCCTGTGGTCAAGTAGGCGTCATAGTTGTAAGTGCTGCGTAAAGTTCCTGTGCCGTCAACATCTGCGTAGTTAGGAGGGAGATAAGCACTGGGGATGGCCACTGCTCCATCAAACAACATTCTGGGCTTCCTCCTGCGACAGAACCTCACacccaggatgatgatgatgaaggtgaggaagaaggtggacacacacaccagagcgaTGATCAGGTAAGAGGTCAGTTTGGAATTCTTGTCCTCATAAGAAATGTCCTTCAGTTCTGGCACCTCAGCCAAGTTATCAGAAATCAGTAGATACATGGAGCaggtggcag includes these proteins:
- the LOC128767762 gene encoding protocadherin gamma-A12-like: MRMGDKGSPGLRRIIWFASFIVLLRLAHGDLSYSIPEEMKRGSVIGNVAKDLGVDLRTLSSRKARIDVEGTRKRYCDINMNSGDLITSERIDRENICGQKPSCLIKIDLLIENPLELHRVSLHVQDVNDNSPKFREELIRMEISESAEKGSRFSIDEAHDADIGQNAVQRYNLQKNENFVLSVTSNKVELILDNKLDREKQQDIELILTAYDGGSPQRSGTVVIHVTVLDANDNAPVFSQDLYKASLPENSPLDTVVIRVSATDADEGVNGDVTYQFDHIFAEDVNIFSIDPKNGVIKVTGELDYEEHTSFEMRIKAKDGLGLTSYTKVMIDLTDVNDNSPVIYIKSLSSSIPENVSPGSEVGIINVQDRDSDNNKQVRCFIQQSVPFKLVPSIENYYSLVTTGQLDRELVSDYNITITATDEGSPPLSSSKTVHLSVADINDNPPVFEEQSYSAYVTENNKPGSSLCSVTARDPDWRQNGTVVYSLLPAEVNGAQVSSYLSVNGDTGVIHAVRSFDYEQWRSFKVQVMARDNGSPPLSSNVSVSVFISDVNDNSPQILYPTPEGNSFMTELVPKAAHGGSLVSKVIAVDADSGQNAWLSYHIVKSTEPGLFTIGLHSGEIRTQRDISESDSMKQNLIVAVKDNGQPSLSATCSMYLLISDNLAEVPELKDISYEDKNSKLTSYLIIALVCVSTFFLTFIIIILGVRFCRRRKPRMLFDGAVAIPSAYLPPNYADVDGTGTLRSTYNYDAYLTTGSRTSDFKFVSSYNDNTLPADQTLRKSPSDFADPFDDLDASVEVGYIVKLFKCQ